GGGCCCAGCTTCCCAAAGGTCCAGCACTCGGGTTTGTCCCCAGGGTTGTCCGTAGACATCCCGTCTgtattctctcctcttcccacaCAAAAcagctcccacccacccacccaccctccctccctttccccgaGCTCCGTGGCCCCACATCCCAGGCAAGGAGACCTGAACGTGGCTAGGGGGAGAAGgtggccccttccttcctctccctctaagccccagggcctggggagcctggcagcaTGTCGAGGAGGGCCTGGTACTCGTCCTCACTGAGGGGTGTTTCCAGGGTGGCCTCAACTCCTTCTTCCCCCGCAGGGGACCCCGGGGAAGACCAGGGCGTGTCCTGGATGGCCGTGGCAGCCAAGATTTCCTCTAGGAGGCTGGGTGGCCCggggagggctgggtggggccCTGCGACGACAGGAGAGGACCCCGGAGAAGGGCCCGGCGAGCCCGGGAGGCCCGCGGCAGCCAGGAGCTCGCCCGGGAGGGCGAGGTGTGCTCGTTCATCGGCAGAGGGCCCCAGGGAAGGCCCCGGCGTGTCCGGGGTGCCCGTGGCCGCCAAGAGCTCGTCTAGGAAGCTGGGTGCCcctgggagggcagggcccaCCCCTTCGTCGGCAGCGGCCCCCGGGGAAGGCGCCTGCGTGTCCGGGACGCCCGTGGCCGCCAAGAGCTCATCTAGGAGGCTCGTCGAGCTTGgaaggctgggggcctggggctgcgGCTCCAGCGGAGGGGCCGTGCCTTCGCCGGAGGGTGACTCCGGCCACCGCGGGATGTGTGTCTCCGGCTGCCCAGGCGGCAGGATGGCCCCTTGCCCAGGCAGCCCGGGGGCCGTGACGGCAGGGGAGCACGCGGCCCAGGGAGCTGCTCCCTGGGGAGGAGGCGGTGGCCTCCCACTTGGCTGGAGGGCCGCCGGGCTGGGCTGGACCACGAAGATCATCAACGGCTGGCCCACGCAGACCCCAGAGGCAGCCCCGGGCACCCAGAAAGTGGGGGCCCCAAAAGGAGCAGCTGCAGCCAAGGGTGGCATGCTCTCCTGTGGCTGAGAGGGGCGAAGGGGAGGAGAGGTGCTCTGGACAGCGGGTGGGGCCCTTCGGTCCTCTGGAGCAGGAGTCGTCGTCGTGGCTGGTGCGCCGCCTGGCCCCTGGGCCCGGCCGTTGCCGGGCCCGCTTGGGCTCCGCTGGGGGTGCCGAGCTCTTCGGTTTTGAAACCATATCTAGGGGAGCAAAAGGCAGACAGGCACATCAGAAGCCGTGGCCGTCCAGATCACCCACCGTGCTGGCGCCGCGGCGGCGCCCGTTCGACAGCCCGCCCGGCCGCCCGGCCTCTGGTCTGTCAGGCCCAGGGCGACTTCTGCAGGGCCATTTTCTGCAAACGAATCCCTTGGCCCTGGGAAATGAGGGGTGCCCGCACGGCCAGAAGCGGCCCAAAACCCTCCACTCAGGCCGCCGACTTTCGGCCCCTTCCCCcccaagccccagccccagccccagcctacgTGTATCCAGCTCCAGACGCTTGGCAGGGCTGAACCCTCCTTGCTCCTGGGCCACGTCCTGGGCCCGTGCGCTGGCTGGAGAACTTACCTGGATGCGAGGTTCTGGGATTCCCGTCTGACGGGCCAGTTCCTCCCTGGCGGCAATCCCCGGGAAGCGATCCCTCGTGAAGGCTTGCACGAGGATCCTGGTCTGAGAAGGAGAGATGACTGTCCTCTTTCTCCGGGCCTCTCTGGCCGAGTCTTCTACCAACGAAAGGAACACACCGAGAGGGGAGGACGTTAAGGCCCGTGGGGCGTTCACGGCACAGACACCCTAGagggtgtggaggggagggagaggcccACACCCCTGAATCACTACAGGTGGCTCTGCCGCCGGGGCAGGGCTCTAAGGAATACACCCACAGATGGATCGCGTGCCTGGGTCCCTGGTGGGCGCGTGCGTGTGCACgcacactccccacacacgcatGTCCCTGggtgtctctctcctcctccggCCTTGCCGCCGAGTGCCCTGAAGCATGGTCCTCGGCCAAGGCTGCCCGGGCAGCCGGAGCCTAAGGTTCCCgacgggggctggggagggggtgcgaAGGGGGAACCCTGCGGCCCGCCCACGCCGACTGGGGGCGTCTTGCCCCGATCTGGGACACTGATGGGGGCAGCAACCACACAgccctgtttcctcctcctcctcaccccccctcccccctgaccccccacccccacccccgtggtGTTTCTGGGCCTCCCGTGCTCATCCACCAGCAGAGAGTATTCTCTGGCAAGAGGGGGGAGGGTTCGGGACCCCCTCTGGGGGACTTGCCTTTGGAGAGAACGCTGGCTAATTTACCTTGAGAGGAAGACTGAGGTCGGGGAGGTGGCGACGGTGGCCTGGGCGTGGACGTTGGCCCCCCTTCCCCTTCTTGGCGCACGTGTTCAGACGGCGGCCGGCTCTGCTTTGACCGTCTTCTACGTTGGTTTTGAAACCAGACCTAGGGGCAAACAGAGAGAATTCCTTCTCAGGAGAAAGGCCGCCAGATGCTTTCAGCTGCCTTGGATCGGCATGGAGAGCCTTGAAAGGGAGAACGGGTGGAGAGGCGGGGGGCCTACCTGAACTCTGCTTTCGTCAATGCCGAGCTCTCGGGCCAGTCGTTCTCTGGTCGCTATCCCAGGGTAGGGGTTCTGTTGAAAGAGCGCTTGCAGGGCGTCCTTCTGGCTCGGCTTCAGAACGAGCCTCCTCCTTCGAGATCCTGTGGCGATGGGGCctgtggaagaagagaagaaagggaagcgCCTCAGACCAGAGCACCTGGTGGAGGACTCGACGGAGGAGCCCAAGCATGCTCCCCGCCCAGGGCAGTTGCCCCTGTGCCTGAGCAGAGCCGGGAGCCCGGGGACGGGGTGTGCATTTGGAAGTCGCTTGGCTACAGCCCGACAGCCAGGCTGAGAGGCAAGGGGCGGtagcccccacacccacccccacccaggccgGAATGCAAGAAACGCGAGCAAGCAGAAAGGAAACCAAACCCAGCCCCAAAACAAAGGCGGCAAAgagtccccaccccccaccccacccccacccccacccccaccccccccgacGAAGACCACGACACTATCCCGCCGCATGTTTCCACCCGTCTGGTCGAGATGCCTGGGAAACGTCTGGATGGGGCTTCTCCCACATTTCCCTCCATCACGATGCCAACGGGAGGGGACCTGGCTTCTCCGGGCTAACACGAGCACGGGCCATATTTGCCGCCAGTAgcggaaaaggaaagggaaacgaAGCGAAGCCCAACCCTCAATGGCAGAAGGCACCAGGCCATTGTTGTGAGAAAGCCACTGAAGGAGGCCAAGCCCCAGAGCTCCCCGACTCCCATTCCggcaggaagaggaggataaagggccccatcccagcccccgcaacccccaccccccacccccacccccacccccacccccttcaaaCAACACCGTCTtcccagaaaagagaagggagaagccACGTGTGTGCCAAAGGAGCAAAACGAACAAACGATGCCCCTTTGGGCACAGCCGACTCCTGGGAACCGTGGCCCCAGCCGGCCGGTCCCTGCCGTTCTCGGTGGTGGGTGGACACGTTTGCCGTGAACCCGTGGCCGAGGCGATCCACGGATCCCCCGAGACGTGACCCGACCCCAGGGACCCGAGGGCGAACGTACCGCGTGAGGTGCTGGAGGAGCCGGACGAAGCCATGGTGGGAGAGCCGCACGGACGCTGCAGACTGCTGGCCTAGTGGGCCGGGACCCAGCCGCTCAGGACCTTGGAGAGCGGGAGGCGGCTCCGCCCCTATTTATGTAAATAGGGGTGGGTGCGTAGATGGAGGGGACGCCCCTGGCCTCTTTCGCAGGAGAGACCCTGGACAAGAATCCAGTGGAGCCAGTGGGCTTCCACGGGCCCGGCCCGTGCCCCAGACCCCCAAGGTCCACCGTTGGGCTGGGCGGGCAGTTCGGGGGCTTTGGTTTGTGGCCCTCCCACGCAGCGGGTGGGGTCAACCCCGGGCCCAGGGGCCGTCAGCAGTGCCCAGAGAGCTAACTGCCCGGGAATTCCCCTGGGGTCCCTTTGACGTGGCCGGCCACGCCCCCTTGCCCAGCCTGCCTTGCCTTCCAAGCCGCTCTGGGTTTTCCCGCCTTTTCACATTCCACACGTCCCTTGACCTCAATTGCCCCCGCCGGCTCCTGCGAGGCATGGCGGGACACCCGATGCTCTCTCCAATGCCTCCACCTAGATCCCTCGCTTTCCTTGCCTCCGTTCCCCACgcccctccccaactcctccGTGCCCTCTTGGCGTCCTTTCCCTGCAGCAGTCCCAGACCACCACCCCCAGGGCTTTGAGCCGCCTGGAGCTCAAGGCTCCGGCCAGAGATGTGAAGGGCCAGCGTCTCAAACAGCAGCTCGTGCCATTTGGGGCTTCTTCATGTGGAGCCTGAGGCCCGcgtctccccagcccaccccccagcccaaGTGCCCTGGAGATACCCGCGAAAGGGGACAGACAGTGTACAACCTACCCCcgcgcgcccccccccccaacacacacacacacacacacacacacacacacacacacacacacacactgttaggGAGGAGGTTCCACTAAGCCAAGGAAGGAAGCATGGACGTTCTGGACACAACGGAGCCGTCACCCGTGCGCCAACAAGGTGACATGGAAAGAGCGTGTGCTTTCTCGAAGACATGGAGGgcggcgaggaggaggaggaaatcagGAGGCCGGAGCAGACAAAGGAGGAAGAAGGCGGTGTCAAGCACCGCGGGGGATGGACGATGAGAGGCACTTCTCTTTGCGCGGTGAACAGGGTGAAAAGAGTGAACTGAAAAGAAACGAACGAGCCACAGCAGCACACCACCACCGCACCCCGCCCCcaactccccctgcccccaccccaccgtcTGGGCCGATGTATTCTTTGGCCAGCCGGGCTTCTAAACCCACCACGGGGCTTCACGTGAGAACAGGCAGGCGTTCGTATGTACTTCAAAACCATGGGGCCTGTGAAACTCAGGAACGGGTTTGCAAGTAAAGCACGTATGTCTGTCTGTATGTCTGCCGGTGACGGGAGGATGCTGGCGGCAGGGCGAGCTGAGTCACTGTACTGTGAgggtcagagagagagacagggagatgaCGGGCCTTTGCAGATATACGACCGGGCATGTGGGCACACATGGACAGGGAGTCTGGTCGTGAAAGCGGTTGTGTGGGTAGGTCCCTACTGCTGGCTCCGAGGATCTGACCTCCGGACACCCGCCCAGAGAAGGCACCTTGAAACCCAGGGAAACGTGTCCCTGACGCAGCATTCTAGGGATACCTGCAGGGCGTGCCGGGGGCTTGAAGCTGAGTCCCAGACGCgggctctgcccacccccacccccccccctcccccgacccccctctccctccctccctctgtccccaactccccccgcctccctccctctcccgctCTCCCACTCAGCCTTCCCCAACTCTCTCCCTGCGCCCCCCACCCACTCGGCCCCCTCCCACCTGgcacctcccaccctcccaccttcGCACTCCCCGGTCTCCCGCTCCCCCTCCCTCTGCTGCCCCTGGCATAGGGAAGGAGTTCTCCTTCCCTATGTGGACTGCTGGAAAGACGGGACCAGAAGAcagaagagccagacacaaagaaCTTGTGCCGGGCACGGGGTTTCTTTCCCGGGCCCATGGAATGTTCCCTCTGAGGCAGCCCCTTGGTCACTGCCATGCAGGGAGGGCTTGAGGCTTCAGGTAGGGTGTCCCCGTTTGGGGCGGGGCCCAGCTTCCCAAAGGTCCAGCACTCGGGTTTGTCCCCAGGGTTGTCCGTAGACATCCCGTCTgtattctctcctcttcccacaCAAAAcagctcccacccacccacccaccctccctccctttccccgaGCTCCGTGGCCCCACATCCCAGGCAAGGAGACCTGAACGTGGCTAGGGGGAGAAGgtggccccttccttcctctccctctaagccccagggcctggggagcctggcagcaTGTCGAGGAGGGCCTGGTACTCGTCCTCACTGAGGGGTGTTTCCAGGGTGGCCTCAACTCCTTCTTCCCCCGCAGGGGACCCCGGGGAAGACCAGGGCGTGTCCTGGATGGCCGTGGCAGCCAAGATTTCCTCTAGGAGGCTGGGTGGCCCggggagggctgggtggggccCTGCGACGACAGGAGAGGACCCCGGAGAAGGGCCCGGCGAGCCCGGGAGGCCCGCGGCAGCCAGGAGCTCGCCCGGGAGGGCGAGGTGTGCTCGTTCATCGGCAGAGGGCCCCAGGGAAGGCCCCGGCGTGTCCGGGGTGCCCGTGGCCGCCAAGAGCTCGTCTAGGAAGCTGGGTGCCcctgggagggcagggcccaCCCCTTCGTCGGCAGCGGCCCCCGGGGAAGGCGCCTGCGTGTCCGGGACGCCCGTGGCCGCCAAGAGCTCATCTAGGAGGCTCGTCGAGCTTGgaaggctgggggcctggggctgcgGCTCCAGCGGAGGGGCCGTGCCTTCGCCGGAGGGTGACTCCGGCCACCGCGGGATGTGTGTCTCCGGCTGCCCAGGCGGCAGGATGGCCCCTTGCCCAGGCAGCCCGGGGGCCGTGACGGCAGGGGAGCACGCGGCCCAGGGAGCTGCTCCCTGGGGAGGAGGCGGTGGCCTCCCACTTGGCTGGAGGGCCGCCGGGCTGGGCTGGACCACGAAGATCATCAACGGCTGGCCCACGCAGACCCCAGAGGCAGCCCCGGGCACCCAGAAAGTGGGGGCCCCAAAAGGAGCAGCTGCAGCCAAGGGTGGCATGCTCTCCTGTGGCTGAGAGGGGCGAAGGGGAGGAGAGGTGCTCTGGACAGCGGGTGGGGCCCTTCGGTCCTCTGGAGCAGGAGTCGTCGTCGTGGCTGGTGCGCCGCCTGGCCCCTGGGCCCGGCCGTTGCCGGGCCCGCTTGGGCTCCGCTGGGGGTGCCGAGCTCTTCGGTTTTGAAACCATATCTAGGGGAGCAAAAGGCAGACAGGCACATCAGAAGCCGTGGCCGTCCAGATCACCCACCGTGCTGGCGCCGCGGCGGCGCCCGTTCGACAGCCCGCCCGGCCGCCCGGCCTCTGGTCTGTCAGGCCCAGGGCGACTTCTGCAGGGCCATTTTCTGCAAACGAATCCCTTGGCCCTGGGAAATGAGGGGTGCCCGCACGGCCAGAAGCGGCCCAAAACCCTCCACTCAGGCCGCCGACTTTCGGCCCCTTCCCCcccaagccccagccccagccccagcctacgTGTATCCAGCTCCAGACGCTTGGCAGGGCTGAACCCTCCTTGCTCCTGGGCCACGTCCTGGGCCCGTGCGCTGGCTGGAGAACTTACCTGGATGCGAGGTTCTGGGATTCCCGTCTGACGGGCCAGTTCCTCCCTGGCGGCAATCCCCGGGAAGCGATCCCTCGTGAAGGCTTGCACGAGGATCCTGGTCTGAGAAGGAGAGATGACTGTCCTCTTTCTCCGGGCCTCTCTGGCCGAGTCTTCTACCAACGAAAGGAACACACCGAGAGGGGAGGACGTTAAGGCCCGTGGGGCGTTCACGGCACAGACACCCTAGagggtgtggaggggagggagaggcccACACCCCTGAATCACTACAGGTGGCTCTGCCGCCGGGGCAGGGCTCTAAGGAATACACCCACAGATGGATCGCGTGCCTGGGTCCCTGGTGGGCGCGTGCGTGTGCACgcacactccccacacacgcatGTCCCTGggtgtctctctcctcctccggCCTTGCCGCCGAGTGCCCTGAAGCATGGTCCTCGGCCAAGGCTGCCCGGGCAGCCGGAGCCTAAGGTTCCCgacgggggctggggagggggtgcgaAGGGGGAACCCTGCGGCCCGCCCACGCCGACTGGGGGCGTCTTGCCCCGATCTGGGACACTGATGGGGGCAGCAACCACACAgccctgtttcctcctcctcctcaccccccctcccccctgaccccccacccccacccccgtggtGTTTCTGGGCCTCCCGTGCTCATCCACCAGCAGAGAGTATTCTCTGGCAAGAGGGGGGAGGGTTCGGGACCCCCTCTGGGGGACTTGCCTTTGGAGAGAACGCTGGCTAATTTACCTTGAGAGGAAGACTGAGGTCGGGGAGGTGGCGACGGTGGCCTGGGCGTGGACGTTGGCCCCCCTTCCCCTTCTTGGCGCACGTGTTCAGACGGCGGCCGGCTCTGCTTTGACCGTCTTCTACGTTGGTTTTGAAACCAGACCTAGGGGCAAACAGAGAGAATTCCTTCTCAGGAGAAAGGCCGCCAGATGCTTTCAGCTGCCTTGGATCGGCATGGAGAGCCTTGAAAGGGAGAACGGGTGGAGAGGCGGGGGGCCTACCTGAACTCTGCTTTCGTCAATGCCGAGCTCTCGGGCCAGTCGTTCTCTGGTCGCTATCCCAGGGTAGGGGTTCTGTTGAAAGAGCGCTTGCAGGGCGTCCTTCTGGCTCGGCTTCAGAACGAGCCTCCTCCTTCGAGATCCTGTGGCGATGGGGCctgtggaagaagagaagaaagggaagcgCCTCAGACCAGAGCACCTGGTGGAGGACTCGACGGAGGAGCCCAAGCATGCTCCCCGCCCAGGGCAGTTGCCCCTGTGCCTGAGCAGAGCCGGGAGCCCGGGGACGGGGTGTGCATTTGGAAGTCGCTTGGCTACAGCCCGACAGCCAGGCTGAGAGGCAAGGGGCGGtagcccccacacccacccccacccaggccgGAATGCAAGAAACGCGAGCAAGCAGAAAGGAAACCAAACCCAGCCCCAAAACAAAGGCGGCAAAgagtccccaccccccaccccacccccacccccacccccaccccccccgacGAAGACCACGACACTATCCCGCCGCATGTTTCCACCCGTCTGGTCGAGATGCCTGGGAAACGTCTGGATGGGGCTTCTCCCACATTTCCCTCCATCACGATGCCAACGGGAGGGGACCTGGCTTCTCCGGGCTAACACGAGCACGGGCCATATTTGCCGCCAGTAgcggaaaaggaaagggaaacgaAGCGAAGCCCAACCCTCAATGGCAGAAGGCACCAGGCCATTGTTGTGAGAAAGCCACTGAAGGAGGCCAAGCCCCAGAGCTCCCCGACTCCCATTCCggcaggaagaggaggataaagggccccatcccagcccccgcaacccccaccccccacccccacccccacccccacccccttcaaaCAACACCGTCTtcccagaaaagagaagggagaagccACGTGTGTGCCAAAGGAGCAAAACGAACAAACGATGCCCCTTTGGGCACAGCCGACTCCTGGGAACCGTGGCCCCAGCCGGCCGGTCCCTGCCGTTCTCGGTGGTGGGTGGACACGTTTGCCGTGAACCCGTGGCCGAGGCGATCCACGGATCCCCCGAGACGTGACCCGACCCCAGGGACCCGAGGGCGAACGTACCGCGTGAGGTGCTGGAGGAGCCGGACGAAGCCATGGTGGGAGAGCCGCACGGACGCTGCAGACTGCTGGCCTAGTGGGCCGGGACCCAGCCGCTCAGGACCTTGGAGAGCGGGAGGCGGCTCCGCCCCTATTTATGTAAATAGGGGTGGGTGCGTAGATGGAGGGGACGCCCCTGGCCTCTTTCGCAGGAGAGACCCTGGACAAGAATCCAGTGGAGCCAGTGGGCTTCCACGGGCCCGGCCCGTGCCCCAGACCCCCAAGGTCCACCGTTGGGCTGGGCGGGCAGTTCGGGGGCTTTGGTTTGTGGCCCTCCCACGCAGCGGGTGGGGTCAACCCCGGGCCCAGGGGCCGTCAGCAGTGCCCAGAGAGCTAACTGCCCGGGAATTCCCCTGGGGTCCCTTTGACGTGGCCGGCCACGCCCCCTTGCCCAGCCTGCCTTGCCTTCCAAGCCGCTCTGGGTTTTCCCGCCTTTTCACATTCCACACGTCCCTTGACCTCAATTGCCCCCGCCGGCTCCTGCGAGGCATGGCGGGACACCCGATGCTCTCTCCAATGCCTCCACCTAGATCCCTCGCTTTCCTTGCCTCCGTTCCCCACgcccctccccaactcctccGTGCCCTCTTGGCGTCCTTTCCCTGCAGCAGTCCCAGACCACCACCCCCAGGGCTTTGAGCCGCCTGGAGCTCAAGGCTCCGGCCAGAGATGTGAAGGGCCAGCGTCTCAAACAGCAGCTCGTGCCATTTGGGGCTTCTTCATGTGGAGCCTGAGGCCCGcgtctccccagcccaccccccagcccaaGTGCCCTGGAGATACCCGCGAAAGGGGACAGACAGTGTACAACCTACCCCcgcgcgcccccccccccaacacacacacacacacacacacacacacacacacacacacacacacacactgttaggGAGGAGGTTCCACTAAGCCAAGGAAGGAAGCATGGACGTTCTGGACACAACGGAGCCGTCACCCGTGCGCCAACAAGGTGACATGGAAAGAGCGTGTGCTTTCTCGAAGACATGGAGGgcggcgaggaggaggaggaaatcagGAGGCCGGAGCAGACAAAGGAGGAAGAAGGCGGTGTCAAGCACCGCGGGGGATGGACGATGAGAGGCACTTCTCTTTGCGCGGTGAACAGGGTGAAAAGAGTGAACTGAAAAGAAACGAACGAGCCACAGCAGCACACCACCACCGCACCCCGCCCCcaactccccctgcccccaccccaccgtcTGGGCCGATGTATTCTTTGGCCAGCCGGGCTTCTAAACCCACCACGGGGCTTCACGTGAGAACAGGCAGGCGTTCGTATGTACTTCAAAACCATGGGGCCTGTGAAACTCAGGAACGGGTTTGCAAGTAAAGCACGTATGTCTGTCTGTATGTCTGCCGGTGACGGGAGGATGCTGGCGGCAGGGCGAGCTGAGTCACTGTACTGTGAgggtcagagagagagacagggagatgaCGGGCCTTTGCAGATATACGACCGGGCATGTGGGCACACATGGACAGGGAGTCTGGTCGTGAAAGCGGTTGTGTGGGTAGGTCCCTACTGCTGGCTCCGAGGATCTGACCTCCGGACACCCGCCCAGAGAAGGCACCTTGAAACCCAGGGAAACGTGTCCCTGACGCAGCATTCTAGGGATACCTGCAGGGCGTGCCGGGGGCTTGAAGCTGAGTCCCAGACGCgggctctgcccaccccc
The nucleotide sequence above comes from Bos indicus isolate NIAB-ARS_2022 breed Sahiwal x Tharparkar chromosome 7, NIAB-ARS_B.indTharparkar_mat_pri_1.0, whole genome shotgun sequence. Encoded proteins:
- the LOC139183873 gene encoding double homeobox protein 4-like protein 4, producing the protein MASSGSSSTSRGPIATGSRRRRLVLKPSQKDALQALFQQNPYPGIATRERLARELGIDESRVQGVCAVNAPRALTSSPLGVFLSLVEDSAREARRKRTVISPSQTRILVQAFTRDRFPGIAAREELARQTGIPEPRIQVSSPASARAQDVAQEQGGFSPAKRLELDTRPRDSFAENGPAEVALGLTDQRPGGRAGCRTGAAAAPARYGFKTEELGTPSGAQAGPPQESMPPLAAAAPFGAPTFWVPGAASGVCVGQPLMIFVVQPSPAALQPSGRPPPPPQGAAPWAACSPAVTAPGLPGQGAILPPGQPETHIPRWPESPSGEGTAPPLEPQPQAPSLPSSTSLLDELLAATGVPDTQAPSPGAAADEGVGPALPGAPSFLDELLAATGTPDTPGPSLGPSADERAHLALPGELLAAAGLPGSPGPSPGSSPVVAGPHPALPGPPSLLEEILAATAIQDTPWSSPGSPAGEEGVEATLETPLSEDEYQALLDMLPGSPGPGA